A single Xiphias gladius isolate SHS-SW01 ecotype Sanya breed wild chromosome 18, ASM1685928v1, whole genome shotgun sequence DNA region contains:
- the flna gene encoding filamin-A isoform X2 has protein sequence MSGSHPRLHQSAAPAPNALSTDKDAEMPATEKDLAEDAPWKKIQQNTFTRWCNEHLKCVNKRIGNLQTDLSDGLRLIGLLEVLSQKKMFRKYNQRPTFRQMQLENVSVALEFLDKENIKLVSIDSKAIVDGNLKLILGLIWTLILHYSISMPMWDEEEEADDGKQKTPKQRLLGWIQNKLPELPITNFNRDWQTGRALGALVDSCAPGLCPDWDQWDQTKPVDNAREAMQQADDWLGIPQVITPEEIVDPNVDEHSVMTYLSQFPKAKLKPGAPLRPKLNPKKARAYGPGIEPVGNVVMKKAVFTVETISAGMGEVLVYVEDPAGHREEAKVTANNDKNRTYSVFYIPKVTGMHKVTVLFAGQHISKSPFEVEIGMAQGDSSKATAQGPGLEPSGNIANKSTYFDVYTAGAGVGEVEVMIMDPAGKKNTVTYNIEDKGNSSYRCTYKPTQEGQHTIYVTFAGGQISKSPFTVNVGEACNPSLCRAKGRGLQPKGLRVKETADFKVYTKGAGTGELKVSIKGPKGLEEPCKRKDLGDGVYGFEYYPTTPGTYTITITWGGQHIPRSPIEVKIGAEAGQQKVRAWGPGLDGGVVGKSADFVVEAVGDNVGTLGFSVEGPSQAKIECDDKGDGSCDVRYWPTEPGEYAVHVLCNNEDIQHSPFMAEIVNPPGKDFYPDKVKAYGPGLQSSGLAVGKPTEFTVDAKQGGKAPLKIVAQDGEGTPVDVSVKDNGNGTYTCTYTPRKPVKHTVMVSWGGVNIPDSPFRMNIGAGCHPNKVKVSGPGVAKTGLKAFEPTYFTVDCSEAGQGDISIGIKCAPGVVGPAEADIDFDIIRNDNDTFTVKYTPPGAGSYTIMVLFADQAIPMTPIRVKVDPSHDASKVKAEGPGLSRTGVELNKPTHFTVSTKGAGKANLDCNFSGPTKGEAVKDFELINNHDNTHTVKYTPVQQGPLGVAVTYGGDHIPKSPFNVAVAPTVDISKINVTGLGDKMTVGKDQEVTVKSKGAGGQGKVVAKVTGPSGKPVASKVEQGLSPETSQVKFIPREAGPYQVELTYDGAPIPGSPFTPTAYPATDPSKVRCSGPGLERAKVGETGEFIVDCTNAGPAELTIEIISDSGTEAEVHIQDNGDGTYTITYIPLYPGSYTLTIRYGGQDVPNFPARLNVEPAVDASGVRVFGPGVEGKGVFREATTDFTVDARALTQTGGDHIKTLISNPSGSRTDALITDLGDGTYSVEYTPYEEGPHNVEVCYDGSPVPKSPFRVGVTEGCDPARVRVHGPGLKGGTTNKPNKFTVETRGAGTGGLGLAMEGPSEAKMSCTDNKDGSCSVEYIPYEPGTYNLNITYGGQPITGSPFSVPVSDTVDSTKVKCQGPGLGNNVRANIPQAFTVDASKAGVAPLQVRVQGPKGVVEPVEVADNGDQTHTVNYVPTREGPYSINVLYADEEIPRSPYKVKVLPTHDASKVRASGPGLNTTGVPASLPVEFTIDAKDAGEGLLAVQITDPEGKPKKANIRDNHDGTYLVSYVPDMTGRYTILIKYGGDEIPYSPYRIRALPTGDASKCTVTVSIGGHGLGAGVGPTIQIGEQTVITVDAKAAGKGKVTCSVCTPEGAELDVDVVENEDGTFDIFYTAPQPGEYVICVRFGGEHIPNSPFQVTATDRPMGMNGLDVAGLRPFDLVIPFTIQKGEITGEVRMPSGKVAKPDITDNKDGTVTVKYAPTEAGLHEMDIKYDGIHIPGSPLQFYVDYMNSGNVSAYGPGLIHGTVNKPAVFTVNTKDAGEGGLSLAIEGPSKADISCLDNQDGTCTVSYLPVLPGDYSILVKYNDKHIPGSPFCARITGDDSMRMSHLKVGSAADIPLDIGELDLSQLTASLTTPSGREEPCLLKMLRNGHVGISFVPKEIGEHLVNIKKNGRHIPSSPIAVMINQSEIGDASRVRVSGQGLSEARTFEPAEFIIDTRDAGYGGLSLSIEGPSKVDINTEDQEDGTCKVTYCPTEPGNYIINIKFADQHVPGSAFTVKVTGEGRMKESITRKRRAASVANVGSQCDLSLKIPEISIADMTAQVTSPSGQVHKADIMEGENNTYCIRFVPTETGVHTVCVKYNGMHVPGSPFQFTVGPLGEGGAHKVRAGGPGLERAEAGVPAEFSIWTREAGAGGLSIAVEGPSKAEIAFEDRKDGSSGVSYIVQEPGDYEVSIRFNDEHIPDSPFIVPVASPSDDARRLTVASLQESGLKVNHPASFAVSLNGAKGVIDAKVHSPSGALEECCVTEIDQDKYAVRFIPRENGLYLIDVKFNGSHIPGSPFKIRVGETGQAGDPGMVSAYGPGLEGGTTGTACEFVVNTSNAGPGALAVTIDGPSKVKMDCVECPEGYRVTYTPMAPGNYLISIKYGGPYHIVGSPFKAKITGSKLVSSHSMHETSSVMVDPVTRAISCSQQGAPTQSDASKVVAKGLGLTKGFIGQKNSFSVDCSKAGRNMLLVGVDGPKVPCEEILVKHLGNRLYNVSYQLKEKGEYILVVKWGDEHIPGSPYHITV, from the exons GTGATAACCCCTGAAGAGATCGTTGACCCCAATGTTGACGAACATTCAGTCATGACCTACCTGTCCCAGTTCCCTAAGGCTAAACTGAAGCCTGGTGCTCCTCTGCGACCCAAACTCAACCCCAAGAAGGCTCGCGCCTATGGACCag gtATTGAGCCTGTAGGTAATGTTGTGATGAAGAAAGCTGTGTTCACTGTTGAGACTATCAGTGCAGGAATGGGAGAGGTGCTGGTTTATGTGGAAGACCCTGcaggacacagagaggag GCTAAAGTGACAGCCAACAATGATAAGAACCGCACCTACTCTGTCTTCTACATCCCTAAAGTCACAGGCATGCACAAG GTGACAGTGCTGTTTGCAGGGCAGCACATCTCTAAGAGTCCCTTTGAGGTGGAGATCGGCATGGCTCAGGGAGACTCCAGCAAGGCCACGGCCCAGGGACCAGGCCTCGAGCCCTCAGGAAACATTGCAAACAAGTCCACCTACTTTGATGTCTACACAGCAG GTGCTGGTGTTGGCGAGGTGGAGGTGATGATCATGGACCCTGCTGGCAAGAAGAATACAGTGACTTACAACATCGAGGACAAGGGCAACAGTAGCTACCGCTGCACCTACAAACCCACCCAGGAGGGCCAGCACACCATATATGTCACATTTGCTGGTGGTCAGATCAGCAAGAGTCCCTTCACCGTCAATGTGGGAGAGG CATGTAACCCCAGCCTCTGCAGAGCTAAGGGTCGTGGTCTGCAGCCAAAGGGCCTAAGGGTGAAGGAGACTGCAGACTTTAAGGTTTACACCAAAGGAGCTGGCACTGGGGAGCTCAAGGTCTCCATCAAGGGCCCCA AGGGTCTTGAGGAGCCATGTAAAAGGAAAGATCTTGGAGATGGTGTGTACGGATTTGAGTATTACCCCACCACACCCGGAACATAtaccatcaccatcacctgGGGAGGACAGCACATCCCCCGCAG TCCCATTGAGGTCAAGATTGGCGCTGAGGCCGGCCAGCAGAAGGTGAGGGCCTGGGGTCCAGGACTGGACGGTGGCGTTGTTGGCAAATCTGCTGACTTTGTGGTGGAGGCTGTTGGAGACAATGTTGGTACACTGG GTTTCTCTGTTGAAGGTCCATCTCAGGCTAAGATTGAATGTGACGACAAAGGCGATGGCTCCTGTGATGTGCGCTACTGGCCCACAGAGCCTGGAGAGTATGCTGTGCATGTACTCTGCAACAACGAAGACATCCAGCATTCTCCCTTCATGGCTGAAATTGTCAACCCACCAGGCAAAGACTTCTACCCTGACAAG GTTAAGGCATATGGTCCAGGCCTTCAAAGCAGTGGTTTGGCTGTTGGAAAGCCCACTGAGTTCACAGTTGATGCAAAGCAAGGAGGAAAAGCTCCTCTGAAGATTGTGGCTCAG GATGGTGAAGGCACTCCTGTGGATGTCAGTGTTAAGGATAATGGCAATGGCACATACACCTGTACCTACACCCCACGTAAACCTGTAAAACACACTGTCATGGTCTCCTGGGGAGGCGTCAACATACCTGACAGCCCATTCAGG ATGAATATCGGAGCAGGTTGTCATCCAAACAAGGTGAAGGTGTCAGGACCTGGGGTAGCCAAGACTGGCCTCAAGGCCTTCGAGCCAACATACTTCACTGTAGACTGCTCAGAGGCTGGTCAAg GTGACATCAGCATAGGAATCAAGTGCGCCCCTGGAGTGGTGGGGCCCGCAGAGGCAGACATAGACTTTGACATTATTAGGAATGACAACGACACATTCACTGTCAAATACACTCCTCCTGGAGCAGGCAGCTACACCATTATGGTCCTGTTTGCTGACCAG GCTATTCCAATGACGCCCATTAGGGTCAAAGTTGATCCTTCTCATGATGCCAGCAAAGTCAAGGCAGAGGGACCAGGACTCAGTCGCACTG GTGTTGAATTAAACAAGCCCACTCATTTCACTGTGAGTACTAAAGGAGCTGGAAAGGCAAACCTGGACTGCAACTTCAGTGGCCCAACCAAAGGAGAAGCTGTCAAGGACTTTGAACTCATCAACAaccatgacaacacacacacagtgaaatacaCACCTGTGCAGCAG GGTCCTCTGGGAGTTGCTGTGACCTACGGTGGAGATCACATTCCCAAGAGCCCCTTCAATGTTGCTGTGGCACCCACAGTAGACATCAGCAAGATCAACGTCACAGGCCTCGGAGACA AGATGACTGTAGGCAAAGACCAGGAAGTGACTGTCAAATCAAAGGGTGCTGGTGGTCAGGGCAAGGTTGTCGCCAAGGTGACCGGACCATCAGGGAAGCCAGTGGCCAGCAAG GTTGAGCAAGGGCTGAGCCCAGAGACCAGTCAGGTGAAGTTTATCCCCCGGGAGGCAGGGCCATACCAGGTTGAACTGACCTATGATGGAGCTCCAATTCCTGGATCACCCTTCACCCCCACAGCTTACCCTGCAACAGACCCCTCCAAG GTACGCTGCTCTGGCCCAGGCTTGGAGCGGGCCAAGGTTGGGGAGACAGGGGAGTTCATTGTGGACTGTACCAACGCCGGCCCAGCTGAGCTCACCATCGAGATTATCTCAGACAGCGGCACTGAGGCTGAGGTTCACATCCAGGACAATGGAGACGGGACCTACACCATCACCTACATCCCTCTCTACCCTGGCTCGTACACTCTCACCATCCGCTACGGTGGCCAGGATGTGCCCAACTTCCCTGCTCGACTCAACGTCGAGCCTGCGGTGGACGCGAGTGGAGTCCGTGTGTTTGGACCAGGAGTGGAGGGCAAAG GTGTTTTCCGTGAGGCGACCACAGACTTCACTGTGGATGCTCGTGCTCTCACGCAGACTGGAGGCGACCACATCAAAACCCTCATCAGCAACCCTTCTGGGAGCCGCACGGACGCCCTGATCACGGACCTTGGAGATGGAACCTACAGCGTAGAGTACACTCCCTATGAGGAGG GCCCACACAATGTGGAGGTTTGCTATGATGGCTCTCCAGTGCCTAAGAGTCCATTCCGTGTTGGTGTCACTGAAGGCTGTGATCCAGCTCGTGTTCGCGTGCATGGTCCTGGCCTGAAAGGCGGCACCACCAACAAGCCCAACAAATTCACAGTGGAAACCCG GGGAGCAGGCACTGGTGGTCTTGGTCTAGCAATGGAGGGTCCTTCAGAGGCCAAAATGTCCTGCACTGATAACAAGGATGGCAGCTGCAGTGTGGAGTACATCCCATACGAGCCTGGCACATACAACCTCAACATCACCTACGGAGGACAGCCCATCACAG GTAGCCCATTCTCTGTGCCAGTCAGTGACACAGTGGACAGTACCAAGGTGAAATGCCAGGGTCCAGGCTTGGGAAACAATGTTAGAGCCAACATTCCTCAGGCATTCACAGTGGACGCCTCCAAAGCTGGAGTGGCCCCATTGCAGGTCCGCGTACAAGGACCAAAAG gTGTAGTGGAGCCTGTGGAAGTGGCGGATAACGGTGACCAGACTCATACAGTCAACTATGTTCCCACAAGAGAGGGACCCTATtctattaatgttttatatgcTGACGAAGAGATCCCGCGCAG CCCGTACAAGGTGAAGGTGCTGCCCACCCACGACGCCAGTAAGGTGCGTGCCAGCGGACCCGGCCTCAACACCACCGGGGTACCAGCCTCTCTGCCCGTCGAGTTCACCATTGATGCCAAAGACGCAGGCGAGGGACTGCTGGCAGTGCAGATCACT GACCCAGAGGGAAAACCTAAGAAGGCCAACATCCGTGACAACCATGACGGGACCTACCTGGTGTCCTATGTGCCAGACATGACTGGCAGATACACCATCCTCATTAAGTACGGAGGGGACGAAATCCCATATTCACCCTACCGTATCAGGGCCCTGCCCACCGGAGATGCCAGCAAGTGCACTGTCACAG TCTCAATCGGCGGTCACGGTTTAG GCGCCGGTGTTGGCCCAACTATCCAGATTGGCGAGCAGACAGTCATCACAGTGGATGCCAAGGCTGCTGGGAAAGGCAAGGTGACATGCAGTGTGTGCACACCCGAGGGGGCAGAGCTTGACGTGGACGTTGTTGAAAATGAAGACGGCACATTCGACATCTTCTACACAGCGCCGCAGCCTGGCGAGTATGTCATCTGCGTCCGTTTTGGAGGGGAGCACATCCCTAACAGTCCCTTCCAAGTCACG GCAACAGACAGACCAATGGGAATGAATGGTCTGGATGTGGCAGGGCTGAGACCATTTGACCTGGTCATCCCATTCACCATCCAGAAGGGAGAGATCACAG GTGAGGTCCGAATGCCATCAGGCAAGGTGGCCAAGCCTGACATCACAGACAACAAGGACGGCACTGTTACTGTCAAGTACGCTCCCACCGAGGCCGGTCTGCACGAGATGGACATCAAATATGATGGCATCCACATCCCTG GAAGTCCCTTACAGTTCTATGTGGACTACATGAACAGTGGCAATGTCAGTGCCTATGGCCCTGGCCTCATCCATGGGACTGTCAACAAGCCCGCTGTCTTCACTGTTAACACTAAAGATGCTGGAGAGG GTGGTCTGTCTCTGGCCATCGAGGGTCCATCCAAAGCAGACATCAGCTGTCTGGACAACCAGGATGGGACATGCACTGTGTCCTACCTGCCCGTCCTGCCGGGAGACTACAGCATCCTTGTCAAATACAATGACAAGCACATCCCTGGCAGCCCCTTCTGTGCTAGGATTACTG GTGATGACTCCATGAGGATGTCCCATCTGAAGGTGGGCTCAGCTGCAGATATCCCACTGGACATTGGAGAGCTTGACCTCAGTCAGCTGACCGCCTCCCTCACCACACCCTCGGGCCGTGAGGAGCCCTGCTTGCTGAAGATGCTGCGTAATGGACATGTcg GCATCTCATTTGTTCCTAAGGAGATTGGAGAGCACCTGGTGAACATCAAGAAGAATGGTCGCCATATTCCTAGCAGCCCCATTGCTGTTATGATCAACCAATCAGAGATCGGTGATGCCAGCCGTGTGCGTGTGAGTGGCCAGGGCCTGAGTGAGGCCAGGACCTTTGAGCCTGCTGAGTTCATTATCGACACTCGTGATGCAG GCTACGGTGGTCTGAGCCTGTCCATTGAAGGACCCAGTAAAGTGGACATCAACACTGAAGACCAGGAGGACGGCACCTGTAAAGTTACCTACTGCCCCACTGAACCTGGCAAttacatcatcaacatcaaGTTTGCGGACCAGCATGTGCCAG GGAGCGCGTTCACAGTGAAGGTAACAGGGGAGGGCAGGATGAAGGAGAGCATCACCAGGAAGAGGAGAGCAGCATCAGTCGCCAACGTAGGCAGCCAGTGCGACCTCAGCCTCAAGATCCCAG AGATCAGTATAGCGGACATGACTGCTCAGGTGACCAGCCCATCTGGCCAGGTTCACAAGGCTGACATTATGGAGGGAGAAAACAACACCTACTGCATTCGTTTTGTCCCCACCGAGACGGGTGTGCACACCGTGTGTGTTAAATACAACGGAATGCATGTGCCAGGCAGCCCGTTCCAGTTTACCGTCGGCCCCCTGGGAGAGGGCGGAGCTCATAAGGTTCGTGCTGGAGGGCCAGGATTGGAGAGAGCAGAGGCTGGAGTACcag CTGAGTTCAGTATCTGGACGAGGGAGGCTGGAGCCGGAGGTCTCAGTATTGCTGTAGAGGGGCCAAGCAAGGCTGAAATTGCCTTTGAGGATCGCAAGGATGGCTCCAGCGGAGTGTCCTATATCGTGCAGGAGCCTG GAGACTATGAGGTGTCCATTCGTTTCAATGATGAGCACATCCCTGATAGCCCGTTCATCGTCCCCGTGGCCTCACCCTCAGACGATGCCCGTCGCCTCACTGTTGCCAGTCTTCAG GAGTCGGGTTTGAAGGTGAACCATCCAGCATCATTTGCTGTCAGCCTTAATGGGGCAAAGGGTGTGATAGATGCAAAGGTCCACAGCCCATCTGGAGCTCTGGAGGAGTGTTGCGTCACTGAGATTGACCAAG ACAAGTACGCAGTTCGGTTCATCCCTAGAGAGAACGGTCTCTATCTAATTGATGTGAAGTTCAACGGAAGTCATATCCCTGGTAGTCCATTTAAGATCCGAGTTGGAGAGACAGGCCAGGCTGGAGACCCTGGGATGGTGTCTGCCTATGGACCAGGACTGGAGGGAGGCACCACCG GAACTGCTTGTGAATTTGTGGTGAACACCAGTAACGCAGGCCCTGGCGCTTTAGCTGTGACCATCGACGGGCCCTCCAAGGTGAAGATGGACTGTGTGGAGTGCCCTGAAGGATACAGGGTCACATACACCCCAATGGCCCCTGGCAACTATCTCATCTCCATCAAATATGGCGGCCCTTACCACATCGTAGGAAGCCCCTTCAAGGCCAAGATCACCG GTTCCAAGCTTGTGTCTAGCCACAGTATGCACGAAACATCTTCTGTCATGGTTGACCCCGTGACCCGTGCCATCAGCTGTTCTCAACAGGGTGCTCCCACCCAGTCAGACGCCAGCAAGGTGGTGGCCAAGGGCCTGGGCCTGACCAAGGGTTTCATTGGTCAGAAGAATAGCTTCAGTGTTGACTGCAGCAAAGCAG GTCGTAACATGCTCCTAGTTGGTGTGGACGGTCCCAAGGTCCCCTGTGAGGAGATCCTAGTGAAACATTTGGGCAACCGCCTGTACAATGTCAGCTACCAGCTCAAAGAGAAGGGAGAATACATCCTGGTGGTCAAGTGGGGAGACGAACACATCCCTGGCAGCCCCTACCACATCACTGTCTAA